A portion of the Mus pahari chromosome 17, PAHARI_EIJ_v1.1, whole genome shotgun sequence genome contains these proteins:
- the Sla gene encoding src-like-adapter isoform X2, translated as MGNSMKSTSPPSERPLSSSEGLESDFLAVLTDYPSPDISPPIFRRGEKLRVISDEGGWWKAISLSTGRESYIPGICVARVYHGWLFEGLGRDKAEELLQLPDTKIGSFMIRESETKKGFYSLSVRHRQVKHYRIFRLPNNWYYISPRLTFQCLEDLVTHYSEVADGLCCVLTTPCLAQNTPAPTSHPSPCTSPASPVTLRQKTFDWKRVSSLQEGSEGAENPLRVDESLFSYGLRESIASYLSLTGDDSSSFDRKKKSLSLMYTGSKRKSSFFSAPQYFED; from the exons GACTTGAAAGCGACTTCCTGGCTGTGCTGACTGACTACCCATCTCCTGACATCAGCCCCCCAATATTCCGGAGAGGAGAGAAACTGCGTGTGATTTCTGA TGAAGGGGGCTGGTGGAAAGCCATTTCTCTCAGCACTGGCCGGGAAAGTTATATTCCAGGGATATGTGTGGCCAGAGTGTACCATGG CTGGCTGTTTGAAGGACTGGGCAGGGACAAGGCTGAGGAACTGCTGCAGCTGCCAGACACAAAGATTGGTAGCTTCATGATTCGAGAGAGTGAAACAAAGAAAG GTTTCTATTCGCTGTCTGTAAGACACAGGCAGGTGAAGCATTATCGCATCTTCCGCCTTCCCAACAACTGGTACTACATCTCACCAAGGCTCACCTTCCAATGCCTGGAGGACCTGGTGACTCATTATTCTG AAGTGGCTGATGGTCTATGCTGTGTGCTCACCACACCCTGCCTGGCACAgaacacacctgctccaacatcCCACCCATCACCTTGCACCAGCCCTGCTTCACCTGTCACCTTGCGCCAGAAGACCTTTGACTGGAAGAGGGTATCcag CCTGCAAGAAGGTTCAGAGGGAGCAGAGAACCCACTCAGAGTGGATGAATCCCTTTTCAGCTATGGTCTTCGGGAAAGCATCGCCTCCTACCTGTCCCTGACAGGGGATGACAGCAGCTCCTTCGACCGGAAGAAGAAGAGCCTCTCCCTAATGTACACTGGCAGCAAACGCAAGAGTTCCTTTTTTTCAGCACCCCAGTACTTTGAAGACTAA